In the genome of Notamacropus eugenii isolate mMacEug1 chromosome 5, mMacEug1.pri_v2, whole genome shotgun sequence, one region contains:
- the LOC140505179 gene encoding putative mitochondrial transporter UCP3: MVGLKPTDVPPTTTVKVLGAGTAACFADLFTFPLDTAKVRLQIQGETRTEQAIQNVRYHGVLGTIRTMVKNEGPTSLYNGLMAGLQRQMSFASIRIGLYDSVKQFYTPKGAENSSIMIRILAGCTTGAMAVTCAQPTDVVKVRFQASVRLGPGSSRKYSGTMDAYRTIAKEEGIRGLWKGTLPNITRNAIVNCAEMVTYDIIKEALIDYHLMTDNFPCHFVSAFAAGFCATVVASPVDVVKTRYINSPPGRYSSTMNCMLITLREEGPTAFYKGFTPSFLRLGSWNVMMFVTYEQLKRAMMRLQMSWESSF, encoded by the exons ATGGTTGGACTAAAGCCCACAGATGTACCTCCCACCACTACGGTCAAGGTCCTAGGGGCTGGCACTGCTGCCTGCTTTGCTGACCTCTTCACGTTCCCATTGGACACAGCCAAAGTTCGCCTCCAG ATCCAAGGAGAAACACGGACAGAGCAAGCAATTCAGAATGTGCGATACCATGGAGTACTGGGTACCATCAGGACCATGGTAAAGAACGAGGGCCCCACCAGCCTCTATAATGGCCTGATGGCTGGGCTGCAGCGCCAAATGAGCTTTGCCTCCATCCGAATTGGCCTCTATGACTCCGTCAAGCAGTTCTACACCCCCAAGGGAGCAGAAA ACTCCAGTATCATGATTCGGATCCTGGCAGGATGCACAACAGGAGCCATGGCCGTGACCTGTGCTCAACCCACAGATGTGGTGAAGGTGCGTTTCCAGGCTAGTGTCCGACTGGGACCAGGAAGCAGCAGAAAATACAGTGGGACAATGGATGCTTACAGGACAATTGCCAAGGAGGAAGGGATCAGAGGCCTGTGGAAAG GAACTTTACCTAACATTACCAGAAATGCCATTGTCAACTGTGCTGAGATGGTGACCTATGACATAATAAAGGAGGCACTGATAGACTACCACCTGATGACTG ACAACTTCCCCTGCCACTTTGTCTCAGCCTTTGCAGCTGGCTTCTGTGCCACAGTTGTGGCATCTCCTGTAGATGTTGTGAAGACCCGATACATCAATTCCCCTCCTGGCCGCTACAGCAGCACCATGAATTGTATGCTGATCACTCTAAGGGAGGAAGGCCCTACAGCCTTCTACAAGGG AttcactccttcctttcttcGTTTGGGATCCTGGAATGTGATGATGTTTGTGACATATGAACAGTTGAAACGGGCCATGATGAGACTCCAGATGTCCTGGGAATCTTCATTCTAA